A single region of the Chelonia mydas isolate rCheMyd1 chromosome 4, rCheMyd1.pri.v2, whole genome shotgun sequence genome encodes:
- the HTRA2 gene encoding serine protease HTRA2, mitochondrial isoform X3 — translation MAAARALGVRAAWRGRALLGPTRVSGPTRGLAAAPCPDRGEPPPPPGGRARWALAGAGAGALLLLLLRARDRDRPALLPPVRAAVPAPPAPPPGSSRPPGSARAAFNFIADVVQKTAPALVYIEILGRHPFSGREVPISNGSGFVVSPDGLIVTNAHVVANRRRLRVKLASGELYDAVVREVDQVADIATIKINPKPLPTLPLGRSSEVRQGEFVVAMGSPFALQNTITSGIVSSAQRGSQELGLADSNMEYIQTDAAIDFGNSGGPLVNLDGEVIGVNTMKVTSGISFAIPSDRLREFLQKGEQRKSSWFGSTEMKRRYIGVMMLTLTPSILAELKLRDSSFPDVSYGVLIHKVIIGSPAHQAGLKAGDVVQEINGQAVRRAEDIYEAVRTQNSLTLLVRRGHDVLLVNVSPEVTE, via the exons ATGGCGGCGGCCCGGGCGCTCGGCGTGCGAGCGGCCTGGCGGGGCCGGGCCCTGCTGGGGCCGACGCGGGTCTCGGGGCCGACGCGGGGCCTGGCGGCCGCTCCCTGCCCCGACCGCGgggagccgccgccgcctcccggAGGCCGGGCCCGCTGGGCGCTggcgggggccggggccggggcgctgctgctgctgctgctccgggCCCGAGACCGAGACCGGCCCGCGCTGCTGCCCCCGGTGCGCGCCGCGGTGCCGGCTCCGCCCGCGccgccccccggctcctcccGGCCCCCCGGCTCCGCCCGCGCCGCCTTCAACTTCATCGCCGACGTGGTGCAGAAAACCGCCCCCGCGCTGGTCTACATCGAGATCCTGGGCAG GCATCCCTTCTCGGGCCGGGAAGTGCCCATCTCTAATGGCTCTGGCTTTGTGGTGTCCCCGGATGGCCTCATCGTGACCAATGCCCACGTGGTGGCGAATCGGCGGCGGCTGCGGGTGAAGCTGGCTAGCGGGGAGCTCTACGATGCTGTGGTCCGGGAGGTTGACCAGGTGGCAGATATTGCCACTATCAAAATCAACCCCAAG cctctgCCCACGCTGCCCCTGGGCCGCTCCTCAGAGGTGCGCCAAGGTGAGTTTGTTGTGGCTATGGGCAGCCCTTTTGCTCTACAGAACACCATCACCTCTGGCATCGTCAGCTCTGCCCAGCGGggcagccaggagctgggccTGGCCGATTCCAACATGGAGTACATCCAGACCGACGCCGCCATAGAT tTCGGGAACTCAGGGGGCCCCCTCGTCAACCTG GACGGCGAAGTGATTGGGGTGAATACAATGAAGGTGACTTCAGGTATCTCCTTCGCCATCCCCTCGGACCGGCTGCGGGAATTCTTGCAGAAGGGGGAACAGCGCAAAA GCTCCTGGTTTGGCAGCACGGAGATGAAGCGCCGCTACATTGGGGTGATGATGCTAACACTGACCCCCAG TATCCTGGCCGAGCTGAAGCTGCGAGACTCCAGCTTCCCTGATGTCTCGTACGGGGTCCTGATCCACAAGGTGATCATCGGCTCCCCAGCCCATCA GGCGGGCCTGAAGGCGGGTGatgttgtgcaggagatcaatGGGCAGGCGGTGCGGCGCGCAGAGGACATCTACGAGGCTGTGCGGACGCAGAACAGCCTGACCCTGCTGGTGCGGCGAGGCCATGATGTGCTGCTGGTGAACGTCAGCCCTGAGGTCACGGAGTAG
- the HTRA2 gene encoding serine protease HTRA2, mitochondrial isoform X1 — protein sequence MAAARALGVRAAWRGRALLGPTRVSGPTRGLAAAPCPDRGEPPPPPGGRARWALAGAGAGALLLLLLRARDRDRPALLPPVRAAVPAPPAPPPGSSRPPGSARAAFNFIADVVQKTAPALVYIEILGRHPFSGREVPISNGSGFVVSPDGLIVTNAHVVANRRRLRVKLASGELYDAVVREVDQVADIATIKINPKVCGEPGAQPGQPLPTLPLGRSSEVRQGEFVVAMGSPFALQNTITSGIVSSAQRGSQELGLADSNMEYIQTDAAIDFGNSGGPLVNLDGEVIGVNTMKVTSGISFAIPSDRLREFLQKGEQRKSSWFGSTEMKRRYIGVMMLTLTPSILAELKLRDSSFPDVSYGVLIHKVIIGSPAHQAGLKAGDVVQEINGQAVRRAEDIYEAVRTQNSLTLLVRRGHDVLLVNVSPEVTE from the exons ATGGCGGCGGCCCGGGCGCTCGGCGTGCGAGCGGCCTGGCGGGGCCGGGCCCTGCTGGGGCCGACGCGGGTCTCGGGGCCGACGCGGGGCCTGGCGGCCGCTCCCTGCCCCGACCGCGgggagccgccgccgcctcccggAGGCCGGGCCCGCTGGGCGCTggcgggggccggggccggggcgctgctgctgctgctgctccgggCCCGAGACCGAGACCGGCCCGCGCTGCTGCCCCCGGTGCGCGCCGCGGTGCCGGCTCCGCCCGCGccgccccccggctcctcccGGCCCCCCGGCTCCGCCCGCGCCGCCTTCAACTTCATCGCCGACGTGGTGCAGAAAACCGCCCCCGCGCTGGTCTACATCGAGATCCTGGGCAG GCATCCCTTCTCGGGCCGGGAAGTGCCCATCTCTAATGGCTCTGGCTTTGTGGTGTCCCCGGATGGCCTCATCGTGACCAATGCCCACGTGGTGGCGAATCGGCGGCGGCTGCGGGTGAAGCTGGCTAGCGGGGAGCTCTACGATGCTGTGGTCCGGGAGGTTGACCAGGTGGCAGATATTGCCACTATCAAAATCAACCCCAAGGTGTGTGGGGAGCCAGGTGCACAACCAGGG cagcctctgCCCACGCTGCCCCTGGGCCGCTCCTCAGAGGTGCGCCAAGGTGAGTTTGTTGTGGCTATGGGCAGCCCTTTTGCTCTACAGAACACCATCACCTCTGGCATCGTCAGCTCTGCCCAGCGGggcagccaggagctgggccTGGCCGATTCCAACATGGAGTACATCCAGACCGACGCCGCCATAGAT tTCGGGAACTCAGGGGGCCCCCTCGTCAACCTG GACGGCGAAGTGATTGGGGTGAATACAATGAAGGTGACTTCAGGTATCTCCTTCGCCATCCCCTCGGACCGGCTGCGGGAATTCTTGCAGAAGGGGGAACAGCGCAAAA GCTCCTGGTTTGGCAGCACGGAGATGAAGCGCCGCTACATTGGGGTGATGATGCTAACACTGACCCCCAG TATCCTGGCCGAGCTGAAGCTGCGAGACTCCAGCTTCCCTGATGTCTCGTACGGGGTCCTGATCCACAAGGTGATCATCGGCTCCCCAGCCCATCA GGCGGGCCTGAAGGCGGGTGatgttgtgcaggagatcaatGGGCAGGCGGTGCGGCGCGCAGAGGACATCTACGAGGCTGTGCGGACGCAGAACAGCCTGACCCTGCTGGTGCGGCGAGGCCATGATGTGCTGCTGGTGAACGTCAGCCCTGAGGTCACGGAGTAG
- the HTRA2 gene encoding serine protease HTRA2, mitochondrial isoform X2, with product MAAARALGVRAAWRGRALLGPTRVSGPTRGLAAAPCPDRGEPPPPPGGRARWALAGAGAGALLLLLLRARDRDRPALLPPVRAAVPAPPAPPPGSSRPPGSARAAFNFIADVVQKTAPALVYIEILGRHPFSGREVPISNGSGFVVSPDGLIVTNAHVVANRRRLRVKLASGELYDAVVREVDQVADIATIKINPKQPLPTLPLGRSSEVRQGEFVVAMGSPFALQNTITSGIVSSAQRGSQELGLADSNMEYIQTDAAIDFGNSGGPLVNLDGEVIGVNTMKVTSGISFAIPSDRLREFLQKGEQRKSSWFGSTEMKRRYIGVMMLTLTPSILAELKLRDSSFPDVSYGVLIHKVIIGSPAHQAGLKAGDVVQEINGQAVRRAEDIYEAVRTQNSLTLLVRRGHDVLLVNVSPEVTE from the exons ATGGCGGCGGCCCGGGCGCTCGGCGTGCGAGCGGCCTGGCGGGGCCGGGCCCTGCTGGGGCCGACGCGGGTCTCGGGGCCGACGCGGGGCCTGGCGGCCGCTCCCTGCCCCGACCGCGgggagccgccgccgcctcccggAGGCCGGGCCCGCTGGGCGCTggcgggggccggggccggggcgctgctgctgctgctgctccgggCCCGAGACCGAGACCGGCCCGCGCTGCTGCCCCCGGTGCGCGCCGCGGTGCCGGCTCCGCCCGCGccgccccccggctcctcccGGCCCCCCGGCTCCGCCCGCGCCGCCTTCAACTTCATCGCCGACGTGGTGCAGAAAACCGCCCCCGCGCTGGTCTACATCGAGATCCTGGGCAG GCATCCCTTCTCGGGCCGGGAAGTGCCCATCTCTAATGGCTCTGGCTTTGTGGTGTCCCCGGATGGCCTCATCGTGACCAATGCCCACGTGGTGGCGAATCGGCGGCGGCTGCGGGTGAAGCTGGCTAGCGGGGAGCTCTACGATGCTGTGGTCCGGGAGGTTGACCAGGTGGCAGATATTGCCACTATCAAAATCAACCCCAAG cagcctctgCCCACGCTGCCCCTGGGCCGCTCCTCAGAGGTGCGCCAAGGTGAGTTTGTTGTGGCTATGGGCAGCCCTTTTGCTCTACAGAACACCATCACCTCTGGCATCGTCAGCTCTGCCCAGCGGggcagccaggagctgggccTGGCCGATTCCAACATGGAGTACATCCAGACCGACGCCGCCATAGAT tTCGGGAACTCAGGGGGCCCCCTCGTCAACCTG GACGGCGAAGTGATTGGGGTGAATACAATGAAGGTGACTTCAGGTATCTCCTTCGCCATCCCCTCGGACCGGCTGCGGGAATTCTTGCAGAAGGGGGAACAGCGCAAAA GCTCCTGGTTTGGCAGCACGGAGATGAAGCGCCGCTACATTGGGGTGATGATGCTAACACTGACCCCCAG TATCCTGGCCGAGCTGAAGCTGCGAGACTCCAGCTTCCCTGATGTCTCGTACGGGGTCCTGATCCACAAGGTGATCATCGGCTCCCCAGCCCATCA GGCGGGCCTGAAGGCGGGTGatgttgtgcaggagatcaatGGGCAGGCGGTGCGGCGCGCAGAGGACATCTACGAGGCTGTGCGGACGCAGAACAGCCTGACCCTGCTGGTGCGGCGAGGCCATGATGTGCTGCTGGTGAACGTCAGCCCTGAGGTCACGGAGTAG